A genomic segment from Mastomys coucha isolate ucsf_1 unplaced genomic scaffold, UCSF_Mcou_1 pScaffold7, whole genome shotgun sequence encodes:
- the Pfkfb3 gene encoding 6-phosphofructo-2-kinase/fructose-2,6-bisphosphatase 3 isoform X9: MPLELTQSRVQKIWVPVDHRPSLPRSCGPKLTNSPTVIVMVGLPARGKTYISKKLTRYLNWIGVPTKVFNVGEYRREAVKQYSSYNFFRPDNEEAMRVRKQCALAALRDVKSYLTKEGGQIAVFDATNTTRERRHMILHFAKENDFKVFFIESVCDDPTVVASNIMEVKISSPDYKDCNSAEAMDDFMKRINCYEASYQPLDPDKYDRDLSLIKVIDVGRRFLVNRVQDHIQSRIVYYLMNIHVQPRTIYLCRHGENEYNLQGKIGGDSGLSSRGKKFANALSKFVEEQNLKDLRVWTSQLKSTIQTAEALRLPYEQWKALNEIDAGVCEELTYEEIRDTYPEEYALREQDKYYYRYPTGESYQDLVQRLEPVIMELERQENVLVICHQAVLRCLLAYFLDKSAEEMPYLKCPLHTVLKLTPVAYGCRVESIYLNVESVSTHRERSEDAKKGPNPLMRRNSVTPLASPEPTKKPRINSFEEHVASTSAALPSCLPPEVPTQLPGQPLLGKACLRTVCHIFSKFSPY, from the exons ATGCCTTTGGAACTGACCCAGAGCCGGGTACAGAAGATCTGGGTGCCCGTTGATCACCGACCCTCGTTGCCCAGAT CCTGTGGGCCGAAGCTGACCAACTCCCCCACAGTGATTGTGATGGTAGGGCTCCCGGCCCGGGGTAAGACTTACATCTCCAAGAAGCTGACCCGCTACCTCAACTGGATAGGTGTTCCAACGAAAG TGTTCAATGTGGGAGAGTACCGGCGTGAGGCTGTGAAGCAGTACAGCTCTTACAACTTCTTCCGCCCTGACAATGAGGAAGCCATGAGAGTCCGAAA ACAGTGTGCCTTAGCTGCCTTGAGAGATGTCAAAAGTTACCTGACAAAGGAAGGCGGACAGATTGCA GTTTTTGATGCCACCAATACGACTAGAGAAAGGAGGCACATGATCCTTCATTTTGCCAAAGAAAATGACTTCAAG GTGTTTTTCATTGAGTCGGTCTGTGATGACCCTACTGTTGTGGCCTCCAACATCATG GAAGTTAAAATCTCCAGCCCGGATTACAAAGACTGCAATTCGGCAGAAGCCATGGACGACTTCATGAAGAGAATCAATTGCTATGAAGCCAGCTACCAGCCTCTTGACCCTGATAAATATGACAG GGACTTGTCACTCATCAAAGTGATTGATGTTGGCCGGAGGTTCTTGGTGAACAGAGTGCAGGACCACATCCAGAGCCGGATTGTATACTACCTAATGAACATCCACGTGCAGCCCCGTACCATCTATCTGTGTCGGCATGGCGAGAATGAGTACAACTTGCAGGGCAAGATTGGGGGTGACTCAGGCCTGTCTAGCAGAGGCAAGAAg TTCGCTAATGCCCTGAGCAAGTTTGTGGAAGAACAGAATCTGAAGGACCTCCGTGTGTGGACCAGCCAGCTGAAAAGTACCATCCAGACCGCGGAGGCCCTGAGGCTCCCCTATGAGCAGTGGAAAGCACTCAACGAGATCGATGCT GGTGTGTGTGAGGAACTAACCTATGAGGAGATCAGAGACACCTACCCTGAGGAGTACGCACTGCGTGAACAGGACAAATACTACTACCGCTATCCCACGGGCGAG TCCTACCAGGATCTTGTCCAGCGTCTGGAGCCTGTGATCATGGAATTAGAACGCCAAGAGAATGTACTGGTCATCTGTCACCAGGCTGTCCTACGCTGCCTACTAGCCTACTTCCTTGACAAGAGTGCAG AGGAGATGCCGTACCTGAAATGTCCCCTCCACACTGTCCTGAAACTGACACCCGTGGCGTATG GGTGCCGTGTGGAGTCCATTTACTTGAATGTAGAATCAGTGAGCACACACCGGGAGAGGTCAGAG GATGCAAAGAAGGGACCTAACCCGCTCATGAGACGCAATAGTGTCACCCCACTAGCCAGCCCCGAGCCCACCAAAAAGCCTCGCATCAACAGCTTTGAGGAGCATGTGGCTTCCACTTCTGCTGCCCTGCCAAGCTGCCTGCCCCCGGAAGTGCCCACGCAGCTGCCCGGACAA CCTTTGCTAGGGAAAGCCTGTCT ACGAACTGTCTGTCAcattttttcaaagttttctcCTTACTAA
- the Pfkfb3 gene encoding 6-phosphofructo-2-kinase/fructose-2,6-bisphosphatase 3 isoform X8 — MPLELTQSRVQKIWVPVDHRPSLPRSCGPKLTNSPTVIVMVGLPARGKTYISKKLTRYLNWIGVPTKVFNVGEYRREAVKQYSSYNFFRPDNEEAMRVRKQCALAALRDVKSYLTKEGGQIAVFDATNTTRERRHMILHFAKENDFKVFFIESVCDDPTVVASNIMEVKISSPDYKDCNSAEAMDDFMKRINCYEASYQPLDPDKYDRDLSLIKVIDVGRRFLVNRVQDHIQSRIVYYLMNIHVQPRTIYLCRHGENEYNLQGKIGGDSGLSSRGKKFANALSKFVEEQNLKDLRVWTSQLKSTIQTAEALRLPYEQWKALNEIDAGVCEELTYEEIRDTYPEEYALREQDKYYYRYPTGESYQDLVQRLEPVIMELERQENVLVICHQAVLRCLLAYFLDKSAEEMPYLKCPLHTVLKLTPVAYGCRVESIYLNVESVSTHRERSEAVKIQHFASVVRPSSYTELDFLSVESAKQDAKKGPNPLMRRNSVTPLASPEPTKKPRINSFEEHVASTSAALPSCLPPEVPTQLPGQPLLGKACLT, encoded by the exons ATGCCTTTGGAACTGACCCAGAGCCGGGTACAGAAGATCTGGGTGCCCGTTGATCACCGACCCTCGTTGCCCAGAT CCTGTGGGCCGAAGCTGACCAACTCCCCCACAGTGATTGTGATGGTAGGGCTCCCGGCCCGGGGTAAGACTTACATCTCCAAGAAGCTGACCCGCTACCTCAACTGGATAGGTGTTCCAACGAAAG TGTTCAATGTGGGAGAGTACCGGCGTGAGGCTGTGAAGCAGTACAGCTCTTACAACTTCTTCCGCCCTGACAATGAGGAAGCCATGAGAGTCCGAAA ACAGTGTGCCTTAGCTGCCTTGAGAGATGTCAAAAGTTACCTGACAAAGGAAGGCGGACAGATTGCA GTTTTTGATGCCACCAATACGACTAGAGAAAGGAGGCACATGATCCTTCATTTTGCCAAAGAAAATGACTTCAAG GTGTTTTTCATTGAGTCGGTCTGTGATGACCCTACTGTTGTGGCCTCCAACATCATG GAAGTTAAAATCTCCAGCCCGGATTACAAAGACTGCAATTCGGCAGAAGCCATGGACGACTTCATGAAGAGAATCAATTGCTATGAAGCCAGCTACCAGCCTCTTGACCCTGATAAATATGACAG GGACTTGTCACTCATCAAAGTGATTGATGTTGGCCGGAGGTTCTTGGTGAACAGAGTGCAGGACCACATCCAGAGCCGGATTGTATACTACCTAATGAACATCCACGTGCAGCCCCGTACCATCTATCTGTGTCGGCATGGCGAGAATGAGTACAACTTGCAGGGCAAGATTGGGGGTGACTCAGGCCTGTCTAGCAGAGGCAAGAAg TTCGCTAATGCCCTGAGCAAGTTTGTGGAAGAACAGAATCTGAAGGACCTCCGTGTGTGGACCAGCCAGCTGAAAAGTACCATCCAGACCGCGGAGGCCCTGAGGCTCCCCTATGAGCAGTGGAAAGCACTCAACGAGATCGATGCT GGTGTGTGTGAGGAACTAACCTATGAGGAGATCAGAGACACCTACCCTGAGGAGTACGCACTGCGTGAACAGGACAAATACTACTACCGCTATCCCACGGGCGAG TCCTACCAGGATCTTGTCCAGCGTCTGGAGCCTGTGATCATGGAATTAGAACGCCAAGAGAATGTACTGGTCATCTGTCACCAGGCTGTCCTACGCTGCCTACTAGCCTACTTCCTTGACAAGAGTGCAG AGGAGATGCCGTACCTGAAATGTCCCCTCCACACTGTCCTGAAACTGACACCCGTGGCGTATG GGTGCCGTGTGGAGTCCATTTACTTGAATGTAGAATCAGTGAGCACACACCGGGAGAGGTCAGAG GCTGTCAAAATACAACACTTTGCCAGTGTAGTCAGACCTTCCTCTTACACCGAACTTGACTTTCTGTCTGTGGAGTCCGCAAAGCAG GATGCAAAGAAGGGACCTAACCCGCTCATGAGACGCAATAGTGTCACCCCACTAGCCAGCCCCGAGCCCACCAAAAAGCCTCGCATCAACAGCTTTGAGGAGCATGTGGCTTCCACTTCTGCTGCCCTGCCAAGCTGCCTGCCCCCGGAAGTGCCCACGCAGCTGCCCGGACAA CCTTTGCTAGGGAAAGCCTGTCT AACATGA
- the Pfkfb3 gene encoding 6-phosphofructo-2-kinase/fructose-2,6-bisphosphatase 3 isoform X6 → MPLELTQSRVQKIWVPVDHRPSLPRSCGPKLTNSPTVIVMVGLPARGKTYISKKLTRYLNWIGVPTKVFNVGEYRREAVKQYSSYNFFRPDNEEAMRVRKQCALAALRDVKSYLTKEGGQIAVFDATNTTRERRHMILHFAKENDFKVFFIESVCDDPTVVASNIMEVKISSPDYKDCNSAEAMDDFMKRINCYEASYQPLDPDKYDRDLSLIKVIDVGRRFLVNRVQDHIQSRIVYYLMNIHVQPRTIYLCRHGENEYNLQGKIGGDSGLSSRGKKFANALSKFVEEQNLKDLRVWTSQLKSTIQTAEALRLPYEQWKALNEIDAGVCEELTYEEIRDTYPEEYALREQDKYYYRYPTGESYQDLVQRLEPVIMELERQENVLVICHQAVLRCLLAYFLDKSAEEMPYLKCPLHTVLKLTPVAYGCRVESIYLNVESVSTHRERSEAVKIQHFASVVRPSSYTELDFLSVESAKQDAKKGPNPLMRRNSVTPLASPEPTKKPRINSFEEHVASTSAALPSCLPPEVPTQLPGQPLLGKACLRTVCHIFSKFSPY, encoded by the exons ATGCCTTTGGAACTGACCCAGAGCCGGGTACAGAAGATCTGGGTGCCCGTTGATCACCGACCCTCGTTGCCCAGAT CCTGTGGGCCGAAGCTGACCAACTCCCCCACAGTGATTGTGATGGTAGGGCTCCCGGCCCGGGGTAAGACTTACATCTCCAAGAAGCTGACCCGCTACCTCAACTGGATAGGTGTTCCAACGAAAG TGTTCAATGTGGGAGAGTACCGGCGTGAGGCTGTGAAGCAGTACAGCTCTTACAACTTCTTCCGCCCTGACAATGAGGAAGCCATGAGAGTCCGAAA ACAGTGTGCCTTAGCTGCCTTGAGAGATGTCAAAAGTTACCTGACAAAGGAAGGCGGACAGATTGCA GTTTTTGATGCCACCAATACGACTAGAGAAAGGAGGCACATGATCCTTCATTTTGCCAAAGAAAATGACTTCAAG GTGTTTTTCATTGAGTCGGTCTGTGATGACCCTACTGTTGTGGCCTCCAACATCATG GAAGTTAAAATCTCCAGCCCGGATTACAAAGACTGCAATTCGGCAGAAGCCATGGACGACTTCATGAAGAGAATCAATTGCTATGAAGCCAGCTACCAGCCTCTTGACCCTGATAAATATGACAG GGACTTGTCACTCATCAAAGTGATTGATGTTGGCCGGAGGTTCTTGGTGAACAGAGTGCAGGACCACATCCAGAGCCGGATTGTATACTACCTAATGAACATCCACGTGCAGCCCCGTACCATCTATCTGTGTCGGCATGGCGAGAATGAGTACAACTTGCAGGGCAAGATTGGGGGTGACTCAGGCCTGTCTAGCAGAGGCAAGAAg TTCGCTAATGCCCTGAGCAAGTTTGTGGAAGAACAGAATCTGAAGGACCTCCGTGTGTGGACCAGCCAGCTGAAAAGTACCATCCAGACCGCGGAGGCCCTGAGGCTCCCCTATGAGCAGTGGAAAGCACTCAACGAGATCGATGCT GGTGTGTGTGAGGAACTAACCTATGAGGAGATCAGAGACACCTACCCTGAGGAGTACGCACTGCGTGAACAGGACAAATACTACTACCGCTATCCCACGGGCGAG TCCTACCAGGATCTTGTCCAGCGTCTGGAGCCTGTGATCATGGAATTAGAACGCCAAGAGAATGTACTGGTCATCTGTCACCAGGCTGTCCTACGCTGCCTACTAGCCTACTTCCTTGACAAGAGTGCAG AGGAGATGCCGTACCTGAAATGTCCCCTCCACACTGTCCTGAAACTGACACCCGTGGCGTATG GGTGCCGTGTGGAGTCCATTTACTTGAATGTAGAATCAGTGAGCACACACCGGGAGAGGTCAGAG GCTGTCAAAATACAACACTTTGCCAGTGTAGTCAGACCTTCCTCTTACACCGAACTTGACTTTCTGTCTGTGGAGTCCGCAAAGCAG GATGCAAAGAAGGGACCTAACCCGCTCATGAGACGCAATAGTGTCACCCCACTAGCCAGCCCCGAGCCCACCAAAAAGCCTCGCATCAACAGCTTTGAGGAGCATGTGGCTTCCACTTCTGCTGCCCTGCCAAGCTGCCTGCCCCCGGAAGTGCCCACGCAGCTGCCCGGACAA CCTTTGCTAGGGAAAGCCTGTCT ACGAACTGTCTGTCAcattttttcaaagttttctcCTTACTAA
- the Pfkfb3 gene encoding 6-phosphofructo-2-kinase/fructose-2,6-bisphosphatase 3 isoform X11, giving the protein MPLELTQSRVQKIWVPVDHRPSLPRSCGPKLTNSPTVIVMVGLPARGKTYISKKLTRYLNWIGVPTKVFNVGEYRREAVKQYSSYNFFRPDNEEAMRVRKQCALAALRDVKSYLTKEGGQIAVFDATNTTRERRHMILHFAKENDFKVFFIESVCDDPTVVASNIMEVKISSPDYKDCNSAEAMDDFMKRINCYEASYQPLDPDKYDRDLSLIKVIDVGRRFLVNRVQDHIQSRIVYYLMNIHVQPRTIYLCRHGENEYNLQGKIGGDSGLSSRGKKFANALSKFVEEQNLKDLRVWTSQLKSTIQTAEALRLPYEQWKALNEIDAGVCEELTYEEIRDTYPEEYALREQDKYYYRYPTGESYQDLVQRLEPVIMELERQENVLVICHQAVLRCLLAYFLDKSAEEMPYLKCPLHTVLKLTPVAYGCRVESIYLNVESVSTHRERSEDAKKGPNPLMRRNSVTPLASPEPTKKPRINSFEEHVASTSAALPSCLPPEVPTQLPGQPLLGKACLT; this is encoded by the exons ATGCCTTTGGAACTGACCCAGAGCCGGGTACAGAAGATCTGGGTGCCCGTTGATCACCGACCCTCGTTGCCCAGAT CCTGTGGGCCGAAGCTGACCAACTCCCCCACAGTGATTGTGATGGTAGGGCTCCCGGCCCGGGGTAAGACTTACATCTCCAAGAAGCTGACCCGCTACCTCAACTGGATAGGTGTTCCAACGAAAG TGTTCAATGTGGGAGAGTACCGGCGTGAGGCTGTGAAGCAGTACAGCTCTTACAACTTCTTCCGCCCTGACAATGAGGAAGCCATGAGAGTCCGAAA ACAGTGTGCCTTAGCTGCCTTGAGAGATGTCAAAAGTTACCTGACAAAGGAAGGCGGACAGATTGCA GTTTTTGATGCCACCAATACGACTAGAGAAAGGAGGCACATGATCCTTCATTTTGCCAAAGAAAATGACTTCAAG GTGTTTTTCATTGAGTCGGTCTGTGATGACCCTACTGTTGTGGCCTCCAACATCATG GAAGTTAAAATCTCCAGCCCGGATTACAAAGACTGCAATTCGGCAGAAGCCATGGACGACTTCATGAAGAGAATCAATTGCTATGAAGCCAGCTACCAGCCTCTTGACCCTGATAAATATGACAG GGACTTGTCACTCATCAAAGTGATTGATGTTGGCCGGAGGTTCTTGGTGAACAGAGTGCAGGACCACATCCAGAGCCGGATTGTATACTACCTAATGAACATCCACGTGCAGCCCCGTACCATCTATCTGTGTCGGCATGGCGAGAATGAGTACAACTTGCAGGGCAAGATTGGGGGTGACTCAGGCCTGTCTAGCAGAGGCAAGAAg TTCGCTAATGCCCTGAGCAAGTTTGTGGAAGAACAGAATCTGAAGGACCTCCGTGTGTGGACCAGCCAGCTGAAAAGTACCATCCAGACCGCGGAGGCCCTGAGGCTCCCCTATGAGCAGTGGAAAGCACTCAACGAGATCGATGCT GGTGTGTGTGAGGAACTAACCTATGAGGAGATCAGAGACACCTACCCTGAGGAGTACGCACTGCGTGAACAGGACAAATACTACTACCGCTATCCCACGGGCGAG TCCTACCAGGATCTTGTCCAGCGTCTGGAGCCTGTGATCATGGAATTAGAACGCCAAGAGAATGTACTGGTCATCTGTCACCAGGCTGTCCTACGCTGCCTACTAGCCTACTTCCTTGACAAGAGTGCAG AGGAGATGCCGTACCTGAAATGTCCCCTCCACACTGTCCTGAAACTGACACCCGTGGCGTATG GGTGCCGTGTGGAGTCCATTTACTTGAATGTAGAATCAGTGAGCACACACCGGGAGAGGTCAGAG GATGCAAAGAAGGGACCTAACCCGCTCATGAGACGCAATAGTGTCACCCCACTAGCCAGCCCCGAGCCCACCAAAAAGCCTCGCATCAACAGCTTTGAGGAGCATGTGGCTTCCACTTCTGCTGCCCTGCCAAGCTGCCTGCCCCCGGAAGTGCCCACGCAGCTGCCCGGACAA CCTTTGCTAGGGAAAGCCTGTCT AACATGA
- the Pfkfb3 gene encoding 6-phosphofructo-2-kinase/fructose-2,6-bisphosphatase 3 isoform X7: MPLELTQSRVQKIWVPVDHRPSLPRSCGPKLTNSPTVIVMVGLPARGKTYISKKLTRYLNWIGVPTKVFNVGEYRREAVKQYSSYNFFRPDNEEAMRVRKQCALAALRDVKSYLTKEGGQIAVFDATNTTRERRHMILHFAKENDFKVFFIESVCDDPTVVASNIMEVKISSPDYKDCNSAEAMDDFMKRINCYEASYQPLDPDKYDRDLSLIKVIDVGRRFLVNRVQDHIQSRIVYYLMNIHVQPRTIYLCRHGENEYNLQGKIGGDSGLSSRGKKFANALSKFVEEQNLKDLRVWTSQLKSTIQTAEALRLPYEQWKALNEIDAGVCEELTYEEIRDTYPEEYALREQDKYYYRYPTGESYQDLVQRLEPVIMELERQENVLVICHQAVLRCLLAYFLDKSAEEMPYLKCPLHTVLKLTPVAYGCRVESIYLNVESVSTHRERSEAVKIQHFASVVRPSSYTELDFLSVESAKQDAKKGPNPLMRRNSVTPLASPEPTKKPRINSFEEHVASTSAALPSCLPPEVPTQLPGQNMKNPRSGVDSSQKH, translated from the exons ATGCCTTTGGAACTGACCCAGAGCCGGGTACAGAAGATCTGGGTGCCCGTTGATCACCGACCCTCGTTGCCCAGAT CCTGTGGGCCGAAGCTGACCAACTCCCCCACAGTGATTGTGATGGTAGGGCTCCCGGCCCGGGGTAAGACTTACATCTCCAAGAAGCTGACCCGCTACCTCAACTGGATAGGTGTTCCAACGAAAG TGTTCAATGTGGGAGAGTACCGGCGTGAGGCTGTGAAGCAGTACAGCTCTTACAACTTCTTCCGCCCTGACAATGAGGAAGCCATGAGAGTCCGAAA ACAGTGTGCCTTAGCTGCCTTGAGAGATGTCAAAAGTTACCTGACAAAGGAAGGCGGACAGATTGCA GTTTTTGATGCCACCAATACGACTAGAGAAAGGAGGCACATGATCCTTCATTTTGCCAAAGAAAATGACTTCAAG GTGTTTTTCATTGAGTCGGTCTGTGATGACCCTACTGTTGTGGCCTCCAACATCATG GAAGTTAAAATCTCCAGCCCGGATTACAAAGACTGCAATTCGGCAGAAGCCATGGACGACTTCATGAAGAGAATCAATTGCTATGAAGCCAGCTACCAGCCTCTTGACCCTGATAAATATGACAG GGACTTGTCACTCATCAAAGTGATTGATGTTGGCCGGAGGTTCTTGGTGAACAGAGTGCAGGACCACATCCAGAGCCGGATTGTATACTACCTAATGAACATCCACGTGCAGCCCCGTACCATCTATCTGTGTCGGCATGGCGAGAATGAGTACAACTTGCAGGGCAAGATTGGGGGTGACTCAGGCCTGTCTAGCAGAGGCAAGAAg TTCGCTAATGCCCTGAGCAAGTTTGTGGAAGAACAGAATCTGAAGGACCTCCGTGTGTGGACCAGCCAGCTGAAAAGTACCATCCAGACCGCGGAGGCCCTGAGGCTCCCCTATGAGCAGTGGAAAGCACTCAACGAGATCGATGCT GGTGTGTGTGAGGAACTAACCTATGAGGAGATCAGAGACACCTACCCTGAGGAGTACGCACTGCGTGAACAGGACAAATACTACTACCGCTATCCCACGGGCGAG TCCTACCAGGATCTTGTCCAGCGTCTGGAGCCTGTGATCATGGAATTAGAACGCCAAGAGAATGTACTGGTCATCTGTCACCAGGCTGTCCTACGCTGCCTACTAGCCTACTTCCTTGACAAGAGTGCAG AGGAGATGCCGTACCTGAAATGTCCCCTCCACACTGTCCTGAAACTGACACCCGTGGCGTATG GGTGCCGTGTGGAGTCCATTTACTTGAATGTAGAATCAGTGAGCACACACCGGGAGAGGTCAGAG GCTGTCAAAATACAACACTTTGCCAGTGTAGTCAGACCTTCCTCTTACACCGAACTTGACTTTCTGTCTGTGGAGTCCGCAAAGCAG GATGCAAAGAAGGGACCTAACCCGCTCATGAGACGCAATAGTGTCACCCCACTAGCCAGCCCCGAGCCCACCAAAAAGCCTCGCATCAACAGCTTTGAGGAGCATGTGGCTTCCACTTCTGCTGCCCTGCCAAGCTGCCTGCCCCCGGAAGTGCCCACGCAGCTGCCCGGACAA AACATGAAGAACCCCCGGAGTGGTGTCGACTCTTCCCAGAAGCACTAA